A window from Plasmodium cynomolgi strain B DNA, chromosome 7, whole genome shotgun sequence encodes these proteins:
- a CDS encoding hypothetical protein (putative) — protein MPLNRRKHGLPKRVTLGRKAQLRENRKILVEIGNSLKGQDVKKALSNLDDLMEAYARDTKLSRNMSTVCGNVLNLCSKYNDINSMINVIEKMKRHNIEMQENCFLAICNYYITNNYIYEYLLTINKMIQKNIPIRERFYRYILVHVLDLPLGGVHGVSSASNKTEQAIYHSTHINNKRCNLIKNIDYSNFEKHIRQLAKYNIPHLSEEDKKYILNNYLLIDIFRHMNDNRVKIKLLYILKLIHYVYENLQHLIRKSQHSAGGASEAPREAAKEAAKGAAHKSRIKSRIESPSQTADKPRIKSPSQTADKPRIESPGEPAAVQETKAKLLSDVLTDQLRDILELYKMNYESMSINIKKYDDQADEEEKRTLFYQVNKIVKKLPFIKLTENVKNTFNCKNCEENINTYFLSLKHTIIVIVNIILITHLFNSKEIFKIKHFFSILNGGASGVDAAREGGSSKETKVNEGGLDGAPEGGSSKETKMNEERMNASVTNPDEHHSSMPNSAETPQGAEGTSLPDARSTNKLFERGTYTCLLDGANIGYNKQNVENGRFSFLQIEILKEIIKKRNKETPLIILPKIYHYKNSLKHLQQCESENEGQTNSNIFIPNKTIKVKKGSSLPRRGGAEEAGERSEEEALGSEEAGERSDEEALHSEESLRDGDASRRLGDEADRRGAHPLSYIRRMFNKLDPTDVEIIKKWESEKCLYICNYNMYDDYYYILGSLARSNNLFNIYTYVDRLAKHFHKYQNLNHNIIIDNYTRYGEKETYNGREILHVYNNIIFDRNNHIMVLVSNENMNKEKKYISMNEQYYNDQIKKRKYSHVTFFEQYKNKLTFRDKDSVPYSDENVFMETYVCDSHGENPPICVGEEESTSHSGSSPVRSKPKKKEVHPEEGSTTYQRQEERAIEQEKNATYGEKNATDGEERATDGEKRATDGEKRECEQVEGNKFYYSNIYVKCIKDPIFMSDLLSQSQYNSIDLSKLISTYKLPFVNLENPKLYIDDIVSYRDKGIYHIKINTPSKTFLSYQNENLPFFQSGNNVVRYLCIDFSKVYRRGS, from the exons GGGAGGAAGGCCCAGCTGAGGGAAAATCGGAAGATCCTAGTCGAAATCGGGAACAGCCTAAAAGGGCAAGATGTAAAGAAGGCGTTATCAAACCTGGACGACCTGATGGAAGCATACGCAAGGGATACCAAGTTATCGAGGAACATGAGCACTGTATGTGGGAATGTCCTGAATTTGTGTAGCAAGTATAATGACATTAACAGCATGATAAATGTGATcgagaaaatgaagagacaCAACATAGAGATGCAGGAAAATTGCTTCCTTGCTATTtgcaattattatattacgAACAATTACATATACGAGTACCTACTCACCATCAATAAAATGATACAGAAGAATATCCCCATCCGTGAGAGGTTCTACAGGTACATCCTCGTGCACGTCCTGGACCTCCCCCTCGGTGGAGTACACGGTGTAAGCAGCGCTTCaaacaaaacagaacaaGCTATATATCACTCTACACATATAAACAACAAAAGGTGCaacttaataaaaaatatcgattACAGCAACTTTGAAAAACATATAAGACAGCTAGCTAAATACAACATCCCACATCTGAGCGaggaggataaaaaatacatcctAAATAATTACCTGCTAATTGATATTTTTAGACATATGAACGACAACAGGGTAAAGATCAAACtgctttatattttgaagCTCATTCATTACGTGTACGAAAATTTGCAGCACTTGATTCGGAAGAGCCAGCACTCTGCGGGAGGGGCCAGCGAGGCGCCCAGAGAAGCGGCCAAGGAAGCGGCCAAGGGAGCGGCACACAAATCGCGTATCAAATCGCGTATCGAATCGCCTAGCCAAACGGCAGACAAACCGCGTATCAAATCGCCTAGCCAAACGGCGGACAAACCTCGTATCGAATCGCCGGGCGAACCTGCCGCCGTGCAGGAGACCAAGGCGAAGCTGCTGAGTGACGTCCTGACGGACCAACTGAGGGACATCCTGGAGCTCTACAAAATGAACTACGAGTCGATGAGCATTAACATTAAAAAGTACGACGATCAAGCggacgaggaggaaaaacgaaCCCTCTTCTATCAAGTGAACAAAATCGTGAAGAAGCTCCCCTTTATAAAACTAACAGAGAATGTAAAAAACACGTTTAACTGTAAAAACTGCGAAGAAAATATCAACACGTACTTCTTGTCCCTTAAGCATACCATTATCGTTATTGTTAATATCATCCTCATTACTCACCTATTCAACAGTAAAgagatttttaaaataaagcattttttttccatcctgAATGGGGGGGCTAGTGGGGTGGACGCGGCCCGTGAAGGGGGAAGCTCCAAGGAGACCAAAGTGAATGAAGGGGGGTTGGACGGTGCCCCTGAAGGAGGAAGCTCCAAAGAGACCAAAATGAATGAGGAGAGGATGAACGCAAGTGTCACCAACCCTGATGAGCATCACAGCAGTATGCCCAACTCGGCAGAGACACCCCAAGGAGCAGAAGGAACGTCCCTCCCGGATGCACGAAGCACAAACAAGTTGTTCGAAAGGGGAACATACACATGCCTCCTAGACGGAGCGAACATCGGATATAACAAGCAGAATGTGGAGAATGGCCGCTTCAGTTTTTTGCAAATAGAAATTCTGaaggaaattataaaaaagagaaacaagGAAACTCCCCTTATTATCCTTCCCAAAATATATCACTACAAAAATTCACTGAAGCACCTGCAGCAGTGCGAGTCAGAAAATGAGGGCCAAACGAATTCgaacatttttattccaaaCAAAACGATTAAAGTGAAGAAGGGCAGCTCGTTGCCTCGCAGGGGAGGTGCGGAGGAAGCGGGAGAGCGCAGTGAGGAAGAGGCACTGGGGAGTGAGGAAGCGGGAGAGCGAAGTGATGAAGAGGCATTGCACAGTGAGGAATCTTTACGGGATGGAGATGCCTCGCGACGTCTCGGTGATGAAGCAGATCGGCGGGGAGCCCACCCACTGTCCTACATCAGACGGATGTTCAATAAACTGGACCCCACAGACgtagaaattataaaaaaatgggaaagcgAAAAATGCCTCTATATATGCAACTACAACATGTACGACGATTACTACTACATCTTGGGGAGCTTAGCCAGGAGTAACAACCTATTCAATATCTACACATATGTGGATCGACTAGCCAAGCATTTCCATAAGTACCAAAATCTTAACCATAATATCATCATAGATAATTACACACGATATGGAGAGAAGGAGACATACAATGGAAGGGAAATCCTGCACGTTTAtaataacattatttttgataGAAATAATCACATAATGGTTCTCGTAAGcaatgaaaatatgaataaagaaaaaaaatatatctccaTGAATGAGCAGTATTATAATGAccagataaaaaaaaggaagtattCCCATGTGACTTTTTTCGagcaatataaaaataaattaactttTCGGGATAAGGACAGCGTACCCTACTCCGATGAGAATGTCTTCATGGAGACATATGTGTGTGATTCTCATGGGGAAAATCCCCCCATCTGTGTTGGTGAGGAGGAGTCCACGTCCCATAGTGGTTCTTCCCCCGTGAGAAGCAAACCTAAGAAGAAGGAAGTGCACCCCGAGGAGGGGAGCACCACATACCAGCGACAAGAAGAACGCGCGATcgagcaagaaaaaaatgcgacctatggagaaaaaaatgcgacCGATGGAGAGGAACGCGCGACCGATGGAGAAAAACGCGCGACCGATGGAGAAAAACGTGAGTGCGAGCAAGTGGAAGGAAACAAATTCTACTACAGCAACATCTATGTGAAATGCATCAAAGAC CCAATATTTATGTCCGATCTGTTAAGTCAATCACAATACAACTCGATAGACCTCTCGAAGTTAATAAGTACGTACAAGCTACCCTTTGTAAATTTAGAGAATCCGAAGCTGTACATTGATGATATCGTGTCGTATAGGGACAAAGGCATTTATCATATTAAGATTAATACGCCTAGTAAAACGTTTCTCTCGTACCAGAATGAAAACCTGCCCTTTTTTCAGAGCGGCAACAACGTCGTCAGGTATCTCTGCATCGATTTTTCGAAGGTGTACAGACGGGGGTCCTAG
- a CDS encoding hypothetical protein (putative) → MDPYKFNSWIRILICLCSIGAYLLIALMLPLFVAVHNFETRFGIFFVSPYNDNKYISWYKFEGHICSSDKLHEETSKTKNYAKETRSILCGSINFLKHYFLIVFIITAINLLIVKGMLIYTHFREHPESFALKHVHFCNKLIMFGKTHYLHAGFYILMADFLSHFLIIIFVKRDKTILKCVCELELLPWEKKQKLHTHNADYNDTLISPAELTNYLHAMFQEEHITEDQLKNFFGTDNYEQIYYIIMNNVKTQKQMAYANAYP, encoded by the exons ATGGACCCATACAAGTTTAACAGCTGGATCCGAATTTTAATATGCCTTTGTTCTATCGGCGCGTACCTTTTGATTGCTCTGATGTTGCCTTTGTTCGTG GCAGTGCACAACTTCGAAACAAGGTTCGGGATTTTCTTCGTCTCTCCCTATAATGACAACAAGTACATTTCGTGGTATAAGTTTGAAGGTCACATTTGCAGCAGCGATAAG CTGCACGAAGAAACATCCAAGACGAAGAATTACGCCAAGGAGACAAGGTCCATCCTGTGCGGCTCCATAAATTTCCttaaacattattttttaata GTCTTCATAATCACAGCAATAAACCTATTGATAGTCAAAGGCATGCTGATATACACGCATTTCCGAGAGCACCCCGAATCCTTTGCGCTCAAGCACGTGCACTTTTGCAACAAGCTGATCAT GTTTGGAAAAACGCACTACCTGCACGCCGGGTTCTACATTCTCATGGCGGACTTCCTGTCTCACTTTTTgatcatcatttttgtgaagaG agATAAAACAATCTTAAAATGCGTATGCGAATTGGAGCTTTTGCCCTgggaaaagaagcagaagctgCACACCCACAACGCGGACTACAATGACACTTTGATTAGTCCCGCCGAGCTGACAAATTACC TCCACGCCATGTTTCAGGAAGAGCACATAACAGAGGACCAACTCAAAAATTTCTTCGGAACGGACAACTACGAACAGATTTACTACATCATAATGAATAATGTGAAAACTCAGAAGCAGATGGCGTATGCGAATGCGTACCCGTAG